The sequence below is a genomic window from Thioclava nitratireducens.
CGGCGCATCGCCGTCGCCAATCGCGCGCAGCATGAAGACCGCGACCGCGCCCTGAAGCTCGATCGGCTGGGTCGCGGTGCCGGGCTTGAGCTTGAGCACCACGCCGCGCAGTTGCGGCGGCAGCTTGTCGATCGGCATCCAGTCCAGACGCCCACCGCGTGCACGCGACGGCGCGGCCGAATATTGACGCGCGAGCGCGGCGAAAGCGCCCTCGCCCTGCGCGGCCGACAGCTGACGCGCTTGCCCCATCGCGGCCCGGGCGCGGCCCTGCGGTGCGGGGATGATCGCCTCCGATATCAGCACCTTCACGCCCTTGCCGGTCTGGCTCTCGGGCATCATCGCGCGGTCGACGTCGGATTTCGTGATGTTCACCTGCTGCCCGAAGCGTGCGCGGATCACCTGGCGCCAGACAAGGCCGGCTTCGGTGAAGTTGCGGAACGTGTTCGGATCGACGCCTTCCTTCTGCAGTGCCTGCACGAATTCGTCGCCGGTCATGTTCGCGCGGCCAGCGAATTCATCCATGCCCTTCTGGATCGCGGCTTCGTCGAGCTTGATGCCGATGCGCTTGCCGGCCCAGATCCGCAGACGGTCCTCGATCAGCGCCTTCTCGGCGTCCTCGCGCGTGTTCGCGCCGGCGTTCAGCAGCTGCATGAAGCGCTGCCGCTGGTTGATTTCGTAGTCGGTCACGCCCATGCCGTTGACGGTGACGACGGGCGCGAAGCTACCGCCCGATTGCGCCTGCGCCGTTCCTGCGGCGAAGGGCAGGGCGAGCATTAGCGCCAGAAGGGTGAGCAGTCGGGTCATCATCGTCATGAGCGTGCCTGTCCGTTTCGTCTCGTTCAGTCCTGGCCCTTGGGGCCTCGTTGATCCTCTGGGCCCGCTGGGCCGCTTTGCGATCCCCGGCCTCAACTTCCGCACATTCGCCGCGCGGGCGCACCGTCGCTCGCGCCGAAGCCGACGAGTTGGACGGATAGGCCGAAATCGGTCTCAGGGGCTACACTAGTGGATGACGTGAAGCGGCGCGAGAGGGAAAGATCAACCGCGATGCATTCGGTCTGGTAGCGCAGGCCGAGCTTGGCGCGCGCAGCGCGCTCGGCGGTGAAGTCGTAACGTGTGCTCATCGTGCCCGACCAGCCGGCGCCCCAGCGCCACGCCGTGTCCAGCATCAGCTCGGACATGTTGTCGTCGCGTCCTTCGGCGGGGTTCTTCTCGAGCCAGAGATAGCCCGCCGAGATGTCGAAGTCAGTTCCGACCCGCGATAGCCGCACCTCGTCGCGCGACACGGAGAAGTTATCGTCGAACAGCGCGCGGTTCGACAGCGTCAGCCCGTTCGCGGTCGTCAGATGGGTCGCGAGAAGCCAGTCGGATTTCGTGCCCGACAGCCCGGTGCCCTGCGAGAACTGGTTCAGGTCGCGCTGGCGGAACACACGGCCCGCCGCGACGCCAAGCGACCAGCCGGAGCTGTCATAACGCGTCCAGCCGAGCCCGACATTGGCGCGCAAACCCGTCTCGCGGGCATCCTCGCCCGGAAATCGGGTCAGCGAGAACAGGTTGCCGCCGTCGAATTCAGGCAGCTGGCTGTCCTCGTTGGGAGCGTCCTTCAGGTGATCCGGCGCCCAGACGACCTGCGCAACCGGCTCGATCACATAGGCCGCGCGACCGCTCGTCTTGACCCAGGGCCAGCGGATCTCCGCGGCGACGGTAGGCTGGCCACGCAGGATCGTTTCGCTGAAGGCGGGGTCCTGGTTGGTCTCGATGATGTCGCCCGCGAATTGGGTCTCGATCGACCCGAGCATGCCCGGCCCGAACAGCCAGTTGCGCCGCCAATCGGCGGTGAGCGAGCCACGCACCATGTCGCGCCCGTCGGGGCGACCGTCGCCGTTCAGATCGACCGTCGCATTCGAAGCGCGCCGCGTGGCGAGGGTGGAAAACCGCACGCTGGCCTGTCCGCCGATCCCGGCGGGGCGGAAGGTGCGCAGCCATTCTCCGGTGCCGCTCAGCATTGGCTCGGTGGCGTTGCTCTCACCCGCGCGCAGCGAGTGGACATTGCCGACGCGGGCCCAGATCAATTCGTCGCTGCGTACCCGTTCGAGCGTGACGCCCGACCACAGGCGGTCATCGTCGCTGAGCCCGTAATTGAGCAGGTAGCTGTCGTCGCTGACCAGCCGAAGCTGCGCGGTCAGGCGAAACTCGCGCGGAAGCTGCGCCTCGAGATCGCCGAAGAGATAGCCGCGCGTGCCGCTGCGAATGTCGTCTTTGCTCAGCGCGCCGGACCATTCCATCTTGCCCCAGTTGAAGGCCTGCCGATAGCGCAGGTTCAGCGTCTCGGTGCGCGAAGTGGCGAAATAGGGCGTCACCGTCAGATCTCGGCTGGGTCCGAGCGCGATGAAATAGGGTACCAGAAGCCCCGGGCCGAGACCGCTCGTGGTGCGGAAACGCGGAGCGAGGAAGCCCGTCATCCGCTTCACGCCTGGCGCGGGCAGCCGCAGCCGAGGCAGGTAGGCGATCGGCACGCCGGCCGCGCGGAACTGGGCGTCCTCGAATACGATCTGGCGTGTCGTCGCGTTGTGCACGACGCGGCTCGCACGGATTTCCCAAAGCGGCGTCGGATTGGTCCGGCATACCTCGCAAGACGACGCCACGACCTTGTCCATGACGGTGATCGCGCCCTCGCGCCGCTCGATCCGGGCGGCGGCGAGCTGCAATTCGCGCGCCATCACCATGCGCGCGCTCAGCAGGATGCCGTTTTGCAGGTCGGAGGACAGTTCTGCCTGCGAGGCGAGGATCACCGCCTGCGACTGGCCGGGCTGAACCAGCCGGATCGGACCTTCGAGGTAAAGCTTGTCCGCCTTCTGGTCATAGACCACGCGTTTTGCAGACAGCCGGTTCGACTTGTAGAAGACCTCGACATTGCCTTCCGCGACCAACTCGTTCTGGTTGCGGATCGCGACCCGATCGGCCAGCAGCGTCGCCAATTCGTCCGAGGCGGGGATCGCCGCACCCTGCGTTGTGGGGGCCGTATCGGTCGCTGTTTGGTCTTGCGCGCGCCCGGGCTGCGGCCCTGCCACGCCAAGCGCGACGATCAGCGCCAGAGCGCTCGCCCGTCCTGCCAAAGCGCCGAATTGCCGCCGCATCACCCATCCTCCCGGTGCAGAAGCCGCGCCAGCGGCAGCATCAACCCGATCACCGGCGGCGCCCAGGCCGCGAGTAGAACGGGAATCTGTCCGTTATCGCCCAGAACTTGCGCGATATTGCGCAGGAAGAACAAGCCCAGACCGGCAGCCAAGGCGAAAAGAACCTTCGCGCCGATGCCGCCGAAGCGCACATGGTCCATCGTGAAGCTCGCCGCAATCAGGACCATCGCAACGAAGAGCACCGGCAGCGCGAGCTCCATCTGCAGCCACACGATATGGCGGCGCGCGGAGAAGCCTGCGGCCTCCAGCGAGGCGATGAAGCCCGGCAATTGCCAGATCGGCACTGCGGAGGGCTTGCCGAAACTGTCGCGGATGCTCGCCACCGTCAGGTCGGAGGGCAGCGAGAGGCTGTCTTCGATCGTAGCGTCGCGCTCGGGGTTGGTGGAGTCGCCCAACGGCCAGTCTTTCACGTCCTGCAACTGCCACGCGCCCGGCACCAGCGTCGCGGTTTTCGCGTCGATCCGGCGCACCGGGCCGCGTTGAGGGTCGAAAATCAGGAAGGTCACTCCATGCAGCGTCGTTGCATCGCCATTCGCGCGATCGGCATGAATCACCGCCTGCGCGAGCGTTTTGCCGTCCGAGGAAAGCCCCGCGCTTTGTCGCATCCAGACGCCTTCGCGCCCGATCGACACGGTCGAGCCCCCATTGGAGGTGTAGTGATCCAGCAGGGTCTCATAGCGCTTCGACGTGGCCGAGACGAGCGGGTTGCCCACCAGCAGCGTCAGCAGCCCGAGCACCAGCGCCGCCGCGATCGGTGCGGCCAGCATACGCAGTGCAGACCGGCCCGCGGCCCGGATCACGACCAGTTCCGAACTGCGCGCGAGAGAGATGAACAGCGCCACCGAGGACAGCATCACGATCAGCGGCAGGATCGTGTAAAGCGTCTCCGGGATGTTTAGCGCGGAGAGCAACGAGACCTGCAAAAGGCTCAGCCCCTGATCGGAGAAGCGGCGGATTTCCTCGACCACGTCGATCAGGAACAGGATGCTCCAGAAGCTTGCCGCGACGATCAGGAAGCTGCGGAGAAACCGTTTCGCAAGATAGAGAGCAAGCGTCACGCGGCAGCCTCCCGCTTGGGCCGGATACGGCGCGGACGACCGGACCACCACAGCATGAACAGCACCATCACGATCCCGCCCAGCGTCGGCGCAATCAGGCTCGGCCAGAGCGAGGGGTCGCGCCCGGAACTGGTTTCGGCGGCGTTCTGAAGTACCTGCATCACGATCAGCCCGCCGATCGCGAGCGTCATCTGCCGCCACATGCCGAAGCGCGAGAAGGTGCCCATCATCAGCGCCGAGAATCCGATCAGCGCCGCGATCGGGGCCAATAGCGGTTGCGTGATCCGCCGAGCAAGCTCCAGTCGTAGCGCGTCGCGGGCGGCCTTGGCGCTGTCGGCGCCCGGAGTCGCGTCGAGTCCGCTCCCCGCCATCATCGCGGCGAGGCGCGGGGTCATCATCTCGTCGATCTTCAGCGCCCGCGCTTTCCCGGACTTGAGGAAGGAGCCGATGTCGTAGGTGAAATTGGCAAAGCGGGTGACAGACAGGTGATCGGAGGGTTTGCGCAGGGTCTGGGCCATACCCGAGAACATGATCAGTTTCGGCCCCGTCTCGGTCTTCACGATCACCCCCTTGTCGGCGGTATAAATCGTGCTCGTCTGTGCCGAGCGGCTGTCGGAGACGAAGATATCCTGCAACTCCCCCAGATCAGAAATGCGCCGTATATAGATCGAGATGCCCGGCGCGGGATGCTGGAACGTGCCTTCGGTGAGGAATTTCGCGGTCAGGTTCTGCGCGACCTCCTGCTGGCGCTCGGCCAGACGGGCCTTGGCGGCGGGGACGAGGAAGTTCACCAGCAACGCCATCATCACCGAGGCGATCAGCCCGAAGACCAGTACCGGACGCGCCAGCCGCCAGTTCGAGGTTCCGGTGGCGCGCATCACCACCAATTCGCTGTCCTGATCGAGCCGGTTGAACGCGTAGATCGTGGCGGCGAAGGCCGCGACCGGCAGCACGATGCGGATGACGTAAGGCAAGGTCAGCGCGGTGAATTCCAGCACCACCGTTGCGGTCTGGCCATCCGAAATCAGGCTGTCGAACATGATCACAGCCCGGTTGACCCAATAGACGGAGACCAGCACGAGCGCGAAAAACCCGAACAGCGCCATCAATTTGGACAAAACATATCTGTCCAGTCGCGTCACGACCCTTCAATACCCCCGAATATTTCCCTTTCTCTAGCCTGTCGGGCGAAGTGAGGGAAGGGCGCAGCGGGGGTGCTTTTCATTTTCCGGAGGCAGGGCTAGGCTCTCGCGCGAAATGATGCCAATCGCGACCGCGCGCCGCCGATCCGCGCGACGGTCCCATCTGCGGAGAGCCCCACATGACCCAACCCGTCGCCATCGCCTTCAAGGAAACCGATCCGGAGGGCTTTGTCACCCAAAGCGGGCGGATCGCTCTGATCGTGGGCGGGGACGGCAAGCTGGGCCAGGCCGGGCGCAAGCTGGACCGCGCGATGAAGGGCGCGATCAAGCGCGCGGTGGATTCGGAAGCCTTCGCGGGTTTGGGTGCGGGCGAGGCGATGAATCTGAGCTGGCCCGCCGCGATCGCCGCCGAAGCGGTGCAGCTGGTGCGGCTCGACCGGAAATCCAGTGCCGACGAGGCCCGCAAGGCGGGGGCTGCGATCGGGGCCAAGCTCGGCGAAGCCGGGGTTCTCGTGGTGGCGCAAGGCCATCCGCGCGCGGCTGATCTGTCGCTGGGGCTAGCGCTGCGCGCCTATCGCTTCGACTATCACACCGGCGAGGGCAAGAAGGATTTCGGCCCGGTGACGATCATGGTCGACAAGCCCGAAGAAGTCGCCGCTGCCGCCGCCCCGCATGCAGCACTCGCCGAGGGGGTGTTCTTCACCCGCGATCTGGTAAACGAGCCCGCAAACATCCTCACCACCGACGATTTCGCCGCCCGCCTCGCCGCGATGCAGGAGCTGGGCCTCGATGTCGAAATCCTCGAGGAAGAGGACATGAAGAAGCTCGGCATGGGCGCGCTTCTGGGTGTCGGCATGGGCTCGGAAATGCCCTCCAAACTCGTCGTCATGCAGTGGAAGGGCGGCGAGGAAGGTGAGGCACCCTTCGCGCTCGTCGGCAAGGGCGTCGTCTTCGATGCGGGCGGCATCTCGCTCAAGCCAGGCGCGGGCATGGAAGAGATGACGATGGATATGGGCGGCGCAGGCGTCGTCTCGGGCGTGATGCGCACGCTGGCGCTGCGCAAGGCCAAGGCGAATGTCGTGGGCCTCGTGGGCCTCGTCGAGAACATGCCCGACGGGCGCGCGCAACGCCCCGGCGATATCGTGACCTCGATGAAGGGCGACACGATCGAAGTCATCAACACCGATGCCGAAGGCCGCCTCGTTCTGGCCGATGTGCTCTGGTATGCGCAGGACCGGTTCAAGCCCAAGGCGATGGTCAATCTCGCCACGCTGACCGGCGCGGTGATCGTCGCGCTCGGTCACGAGAATGCGGGCCTTTTCGCCAATGATGACAAGTTTGTAGCCGACATTCTTAAAGCGGCGAAGACCGAGGGCGAGGGCGCGTGGCACATGCCGCTGCAGCCCGCCTATGACAAGGCGCTGAAATCGCGGCTGGCGGATATGCGCAATGTCGGAAACCGCTGGGGCGGCGCGATCACCGCGGCCGCTTTCCTGAAGCGCTTCGTCAAGGACGAGGTGCCGTGGTGCCATATCGACATCGCGGGCGTCGCGCTTCCGCCGAACGAGACCACGCTGGCCCCGAAAGGGCCGACCGGCTGGGGCGTGCGCATGCTCGACCGGCTTATCCGCGACAAGTTCGAAGCCTGAGATGGGGCAGGTCAATTTCTACCATCTGACCCGCTCCAGTCTCGAGGAGGTGGTGCTGAACCTCGCCTCCCGGGCGGTGGAGCAGGGTTGGAAGGTGGAGTTGCGCGGTACCGATTCCGCGCGCCTCGACTGGCTCGACCAGAGACTCTGGCTGATGGGAAGCGAGGCGAGCTTTCTGCCGCACGGGCTCGCAGGCGGGCCACATGACGCTTTGCAGCCGATCTTGCTGGGCACCGCGCCCGCAGGCGACGGGCGCGAGGCGATGATGGCCGTGGACGGTGCCGAGGTCGCGGCGGAGGAGACCGACGCCCATAAACGCGTCTGGATCCTGTTCGACGGCAACGACCCGCAGGCGGTGCAACATGCGCGCGGCCAGTGGAAGACACTCACCGGCGCGGGCGCGAAAGCGATCTACTGGTCGGAAGAGGGCGGCCGCTGGGAGAAGAAGGCGGAGAGTTGAGCCCGGTGGAGATCAGCGCAGGATATGCCGGAGATGCGGAGCGCTTCGCCGGTCTCTTCGCGGATAACTTCGCAGCCTCCGAAGGCCCGACGAAGGTACGCTGATCGGGTCGCTCGTGCGCGACATCCTCGCCCGGACCGACCCCGGCGATCTGTACTGTTTCGTCGCGCGCGACGGAGAGACCCTCATCGGCGCAGTCTGCTTCACCCGCCTGCGCTATGTCGAAGATCCACGCCGCGTCTTTCTGCTTTCGCCGATGGCAGTCGCCCCGACGCAGCAACGCAAGGGCGTCGGGCAGAGGCTGATCCGTCATGCCCTCGCGGAGCTTTCAGCGGCGGGTGTCGAGGCCGTGCTGACCTATGGTGATCCGGCCTATTACGGACGGGTGGGATTTGCTCCGATTGCCGAGGCCGCCATTGCTGCGCCCTATCCGCTGACGATCCCGCAGGGCTGGCTCGGCCAATCCCTGAGGCCGACGCCGCTCGGCACCTTCGCGGGGAGGCCGCATTGCGTGGCAGCCGTCCAGAGACCTGAGATCTGGTGAGCGCTACCGCAGCCGGTCGGGCTCCAGCACCATCACGGTCGGCTCGCGCGGCAAGGTTCTGAGCGAGACGATCACCTCGCTCACGCCCGGCCGCTCGACCGCGAAGACACCCTTCATCCCGTCGAGAAAGCTCTGCAGGGTCGGCTCGCCGAACCAATGGACCGGGATCACGATGCGTGAGCGCAACCGGTTCAGGATGCGGATCATCGTCGGCTGATCGACCGTGTAGGATCCGTCCACCGCTGCCATCACGACGTCGAGCCGCCCGAGCGCCGCATATTGCGCGGGATCGGGCTCGTGATGCAGGTGGCCCAGATGGCCGATACACAGCCCCGCCACCTCGAAAACGAAGATCGAGTTGCCGTTCTCCTCGACCCCGCCCCAGCTGCGGATATCAGTGGGCACATTGCGGATCAGCATCTCGCCCAGATCGAGATGATGCTCGGCAGCGATGCCGAACTGATCCGACCAGCCCTTAAGCGCCACCGTCCCGTCCGGGATCATATCGGTCATATGGCTCGAATGAGCATGGTTCATCGTGACGTAATCGGGGGCAAACCGGGCCCCGCCGGTCCAGCCGTTGAAATCGGTAATGACCGACAGCCCGCCCTCGGTCTGCAACAGCACCATCGAATGGTCGATGTAATGCAGCCGCACCGATTGGTCCGGCACCGGGTCGGACCAACTGGCCTTGTGCAGATATTCGATCCCGGGCGCTGCATCGGCGATCGCGATGCAGTGGCTGATCCGCTGGTTCTGCGCGGCCGCGACGACCGGCGCAAGCGTGGTGAAGAGGGCGAGAAGTAGGGCGCGGAACATGGCGAGCCTCCTTTTGCCTTAGCGTAAAGCGAAAAGCTGATTCCGGTCTATGCCCCCACGTAAGATGCCGTGCGACCCCCGACGATTTCAAAGGGCTGACCGCGAAAAGATCGTCGCTTTGCCCAAGTTTTGCCGCGTTTCTTCATAGGATCAAATTCAACGGAAGATCGATGATTGTTTCACTTGGAGTCGCCATGTCCCTCGCCACACTTGACCAAACCGCTTATCAGAGCGCGCGCGACAGTTCCTTCCAGGATCTTCTGGTTTACGCGGCCAAGAAGTCGGGCCGTTCGGTGTTGCAGGTGCTGCGCGACTATCGCCAACTTGCGAAGTCGGAGACGCGGATCAACCTCGTCGAATATGTGCGCTTCGGGCTTTACGACATTGCACGCCACGATCAGGCAGAGCGCGCGCGGTTCCTGTCCAACGACCTGCACTGGCCGATCGTCAATGTCGTGAACAACCGCGGCTGGTACAGCGCCGCAGAGGACAAGGCGCTGGCCTCAACGCTTCTTGGCGCCGCGGGGGTGCCGATCCCCGAGACTGTCGCTGTGCTCGACCCCTCGCAGCGCCTCTACCACGGGATGGGGGAGCGGATCAGCGATGCGAACCAGCTGAGGGCTTTCCTTCTCGCGCGCCCAGGGCAGCAATTCTTCGGCAAGATCGTGGATGGCATGGTCAGCTTCGGTGCGTTCCGGATCGAACACGCGGATGCCGAGATGATCCATTGCGCCGGCCAGGAGCCGATGAGCTACGACGATTTCGCCGAGCAGACGCTCGCCAAGAATGCCTATGTGCTTCAGCCGGTGCTCCAGAACCACGCCGCCTTGCAGCCTTATGCCTCTGCTCTGGCCACGGTGCGGATGGTGAACCTGCTCACGAATGACGGGCTGCGTGTGCCAATGGCGGCGATCAAGCTGCCGCAAGGCGATAATATCGCCGATGCGTTCTGGCGCCCCGGAAATCTCGCCTGCGGAATCGACGTCCCGACCGGTCGCATTCGCACCGTCGCGCGACGCGGGATCGAGGTCGAATTCCTCGAAGATCATCCCGACCGGCCTGGCCTGATGGGGATGGAACTGCCTTTCTGGAAAGAACTCCTCGAAATCAACGAGCGGGCCGCGCGCAGCTTCGCCCCCGTCCGGTATCAATCCACCGATATCGCCATCACTGCGGATGGCCCCGTTGTGGTAGAGATCAACGCAGGCGGCGGGTTCGATCTTCCGCAATATTCCAATGGTCGCGGCATGCTCACTCCGGAGGTGCGCGCCTTTTTCGAAAGCTGCGGGGTGAAGTTCCGCCCGAAAAAGAGCCTGCTGCCCTTCTGATCGCTCTTCGCTCTGCTGCCGCGCGCGGCCTTCCCTTTGCGCCGCTTTGGGTCTATCAGCCGGGGCCGAAGGAGAGCCCCAGATGACCAAGTTCAGCTTCACCCTCAAGGCCACCGACGGCGCGGCGCGCACCGGGACGATTTCGACTCCGCGCGGCGAGATCCGTACGCCGGCTTTCATGCCCGTGGGTACCGCCGCCACCGTGAAGGCGATGATGCCCGAAAGCGTGGCCGCGACCGGCGCGGATATTCTGCTGGGCAATACCTACCATCTGATGCTGCGCCCCGGTGCAGAGCGCGTGGCGCGTCTGGGCGGGCTGCATAAGTTCATGAACTGGGACAAGCCGATCCTGACCGACTCCGGCGGGTTCCAAGTGATGAGCCTCGCGAGCTTGCGCAAGCTGACCGAGGAAGGCGTGACCTTTGCCTCCCATGTCGATGGCTCGAAACATATGCTCTCGCCCGAACGCTCGATGGAGATTCAGAAGCTCTTGGGCTCGGACATCGTGATGTGCTTCGACGAGTGTCCCGCGCTGCCTGCGACCGAGGAAGAAGTGGCCAAATCCATGCGCCTCTCGATGCGGTGGGCGCAGCGCTCACGTGACGCCTTCGGTGACCGTCCGGGTCATGCGCTGTTCGGCATCCAGCAGGGCGGCGTGACGCGTGAGCTTCGCGAGGAAAGTGCCGAGAAACTCAAGGAGATCGGCTTCGAGGGCTACGCGGTCGGCGGCCTCGCCGTGGGCGAGGGGCAGGAGGCGATGTTCGGCGTGCTCGACTATGCGCCCGGCATGCTGCCGCAAGACAAACCCCGCTACCTTATGGGCGTCGGCAAACCCGATGATATCGTGGGCGCGGTCGAACGCGGCATCGACATGATGGATTGCGTGCTGCCGTCGCGCTCGGGGCGCACGGGTCAGGCCTGGACCCGCCGCGGTCAGGTGAACATCAAGAACGCCCGCCATGCCGACGACCCGCGCCCCTTGGACGAGGCTTGCACATGCCCCGCCTGCTCGAACTATTCGCGCGCCTATCTGCACCACGTCTTCCGCTCCGGCGAGATGATCTCGGGGATGCTGCTCACTTGGCACAACCTGCATTACTATCAGGAACTGATGGCGGGCCTGCGCGCGGCGATCGACGAGGGGGCGCTGGCGCGCTTCGTCTCGGAATTCCACGAGACCCGCGCGATGGGCGATATCGAGCCGCTCTGAACCCCGCTCAGTGCGAGATCACGATCACCGCGGCGTAATGCGTCGCGGCTGCGGCCAGCACATGGCCGTGCCAGATCGCGCGCGAGAAGGGGATGCGTTCGGTCTGGTAGAAGATCACGCCGACCGTATAGGTCAGCCCGCCCACGACCAGCAGGATCAGCGCGGGCAAGGGCAGGGCCACGATCAACGGCCACATCGCGATCATCCCGAGCCAGCCCATCGCCAGATAGAGCCAGAACCCCGTGCGCTCCGCGCGGTGGAAGAAGCCGAGCTTCATCACGATGCCGAAGGTCGCGAGCGCCCAGACCGTCGCGGTCAGCGCCCAGCCTGCGACACCGCCGAGGCCGATCAGCGCCATCGGCGTGTATGTGCCTGCAATCAGTAGATAAATCGCCGCGTGGTCGAAGCGCCGCAACACCGCACGCGTCGGTGCATGCAGCGTCAGGTTATAGGCGGCCGAGAGCGAGAAAGAGGCGATCAGCCCCACCGAATAGACCGCAAGCGGCCAGACGCGCCCCGCAGGTGCTGCGAGCGAGGCCCAGACGATCAGCGCGCTTACGCCTGCCACGGCGAAAACGACGCCCAGAACATGGACGACGCCATCGGCGACATGTTCGCGAAAGCTGTGGCTCAATTGGTGGCGCGTCATCGTGGTGATCCCCTCGGTCATCCTTTCAAGATAGCAACGATGAGGCGATCTCCCAAGCCGTGACGGAAAAAACGCTGGGTCACGAAGGGGCTCTGTGCCCGCGCGCTGGCGCCCCCCCCCAAGAGGATATATGCGCAAACCCGAAGGCATTAACGAGAATTCAACTAATTCGCGGCGATAAACGAAGCACGGTACAGGCGGGGACGCCGATGACCGTCAAGACCGACGGCACCCGGCGCGACCGGTTCGGCCGCGCATCGGGTGCTCCCATCGGGCTTGTTCAAATATCCCGGGGGTGAGGGCGAAGCCCGAGGGGGTAGAGCCCCCTCATTCTCTGACGTTTGCCGCGGTCCGGCGCCGGCGAGGGCAGCGCCCCCAGATATGCTCAGATGCCGTCGCCGACGAAGGCCTTCTCGACCACATATTCGCGGGGCTCGGAATTCGCGCCTTCGCGCAGGCCGAACCCTTCGAGCACCGCCATCACGTCCTTGTTGAAGGCGAGCGAGCCGCAGACCATCGCGCGGTCGGTCTCGGGGTTCATCGGCTCGAGGCCGAGATCCTTGAACACCTTGCCGTTCTCGAGATTGTCGGTGATCCGGCCCATATGGGGGGATTCCTCGCGAGTCGTGGTCGGGTAATATTTCAGCTTGCCCTCGACCATCTCGCCGATCAGCGGATCGTTGATCAGGTTCTCGACCAGCTGCCGGCCATATTCCAGTTCGGCGACGGTCCGGCAGGTATGCATCATGATGACCTCGTCGAACTTGTCGTAGGTCTCGGGGTCGCGCATCAGCGAGGCGAAGGGCGCGATGCCGGTGCCGGTGGCGAGGAACCACACGCGCTTGCCGGGCAGCAGC
It includes:
- the tgt gene encoding tRNA guanosine(34) transglycosylase Tgt; amino-acid sequence: MTKFSFTLKATDGAARTGTISTPRGEIRTPAFMPVGTAATVKAMMPESVAATGADILLGNTYHLMLRPGAERVARLGGLHKFMNWDKPILTDSGGFQVMSLASLRKLTEEGVTFASHVDGSKHMLSPERSMEIQKLLGSDIVMCFDECPALPATEEEVAKSMRLSMRWAQRSRDAFGDRPGHALFGIQQGGVTRELREESAEKLKEIGFEGYAVGGLAVGEGQEAMFGVLDYAPGMLPQDKPRYLMGVGKPDDIVGAVERGIDMMDCVLPSRSGRTGQAWTRRGQVNIKNARHADDPRPLDEACTCPACSNYSRAYLHHVFRSGEMISGMLLTWHNLHYYQELMAGLRAAIDEGALARFVSEFHETRAMGDIEPL
- a CDS encoding MBL fold metallo-hydrolase codes for the protein MFRALLLALFTTLAPVVAAAQNQRISHCIAIADAAPGIEYLHKASWSDPVPDQSVRLHYIDHSMVLLQTEGGLSVITDFNGWTGGARFAPDYVTMNHAHSSHMTDMIPDGTVALKGWSDQFGIAAEHHLDLGEMLIRNVPTDIRSWGGVEENGNSIFVFEVAGLCIGHLGHLHHEPDPAQYAALGRLDVVMAAVDGSYTVDQPTMIRILNRLRSRIVIPVHWFGEPTLQSFLDGMKGVFAVERPGVSEVIVSLRTLPREPTVMVLEPDRLR
- the trhA gene encoding PAQR family membrane homeostasis protein TrhA, which gives rise to MTRHQLSHSFREHVADGVVHVLGVVFAVAGVSALIVWASLAAPAGRVWPLAVYSVGLIASFSLSAAYNLTLHAPTRAVLRRFDHAAIYLLIAGTYTPMALIGLGGVAGWALTATVWALATFGIVMKLGFFHRAERTGFWLYLAMGWLGMIAMWPLIVALPLPALILLVVGGLTYTVGVIFYQTERIPFSRAIWHGHVLAAAATHYAAVIVISH
- a CDS encoding ferredoxin--NADP reductase, with the translated sequence MNESAVTEIPKVKTLPDAQTVTEVTHWTDRLFSFRVTRPQSLRFRSGEFVMIGLMGDNGKPLLRAYSIASPNWDEELEFYSIKVPDGPLTSKLQHINVGDQIILRPKPVGTLVHDALLPGKRVWFLATGTGIAPFASLMRDPETYDKFDEVIMMHTCRTVAELEYGRQLVENLINDPLIGEMVEGKLKYYPTTTREESPHMGRITDNLENGKVFKDLGLEPMNPETDRAMVCGSLAFNKDVMAVLEGFGLREGANSEPREYVVEKAFVGDGI
- a CDS encoding sugar-transfer associated ATP-grasp domain-containing protein → MSLATLDQTAYQSARDSSFQDLLVYAAKKSGRSVLQVLRDYRQLAKSETRINLVEYVRFGLYDIARHDQAERARFLSNDLHWPIVNVVNNRGWYSAAEDKALASTLLGAAGVPIPETVAVLDPSQRLYHGMGERISDANQLRAFLLARPGQQFFGKIVDGMVSFGAFRIEHADAEMIHCAGQEPMSYDDFAEQTLAKNAYVLQPVLQNHAALQPYASALATVRMVNLLTNDGLRVPMAAIKLPQGDNIADAFWRPGNLACGIDVPTGRIRTVARRGIEVEFLEDHPDRPGLMGMELPFWKELLEINERAARSFAPVRYQSTDIAITADGPVVVEINAGGGFDLPQYSNGRGMLTPEVRAFFESCGVKFRPKKSLLPF